The proteins below are encoded in one region of Apus apus isolate bApuApu2 unplaced genomic scaffold, bApuApu2.pri.cur manual_scaffold_66_ctg1, whole genome shotgun sequence:
- the LOC127396307 gene encoding olfactory receptor 14A16-like translates to MSNSSSISQFLLLAFADRRELQLLHFWLFLGIYLAALLGNGLIITTIAWDHHLHTPMYFFLLNLSLLDLGCISTTLPKAMANSLWDTTAISYSACAAQLFFFAFFITAEWSLLTIMCYDRYVAICRPLHYGTLLGSRACVHMAAAAWASGFLNALLHTASTFSLPLCQGNVLGQFFCEIPQILKLSCSHSYLRELGLLVVSACLVFGCFVFMVVSYVQIFRAVLRIPSQQGRHKAFSTCLPHLTVVSLVTSTGIFAYLKPPSISYPSLELVLAVLYSVVPPAVNPLIYSMRNQQLKDAVQKLVTGGFSEVLTWLSSCANHY, encoded by the coding sequence atgtccaacagcagctccatcagccagttcctcctcctggcattcgcagacaggcgggagctgcagctcctgcacttctggctcttcctgggcatctacctggctgccctcctgggcaacggcctcatcatcaccaccatcgcctgggaccaccacctccacacccccatgtacttcttcctgctcaacctctccctcctcgacctgggctgcatctccaccaccctccccaaagccatggccaattccctctgggacaccacGGCCATCTCCTACTCTGCAtgtgctgctcagctcttcttcttTGCCTTCTTCATCACAGCAGagtggtcccttctcaccatcatgtgctatgaccgctacgtggccatctgcagacccctgcactacgggaccctcctgggcagcagagcttgtgtccacatggcagcagctgcctgggcctctgggtttctcaatgctctgctgcacacagccagtacattttcactgcccctctgccagggcaatgtcctgggacagttcttctgtgaaatcccccagatcctcaagctttcctgctcacactcctacctcagggaacttgGGCTTCTTGTGGTTAGTGCCTGTTTAGtgtttggctgttttgtcttcatggtggtgtcctatgtgcagatcttcagggctgtgctgaggatcccctctcagcagggaaggcacaaagccttttccacctgcctccctcacctgaCCGTGGTCTCCCTGGTCACCAGCACTGGCATctttgcctacctgaagcccccctccatctcctacccatccctggagctggtgctggcagttctgtactcagtggtgcctccagcagtgaaccccctcatctacagcatgaggaaccagcaGCTCAAGGATGCTGTGCAGAAACTGGTGACTGgaggattttcagaagtgctcaccTGGTTGTCTTCTTGTGCAAATCACTACTGA